The Aspergillus nidulans FGSC A4 chromosome VII nucleotide sequence GGGGCACCAGTTCTCGCCATAGCCCTCAAAAGCCTTGGGGTTCTTTGAGTACGCGGTCTCAAAAGTGTCTGGGTTAGCGCAATCCGGAAACCAAAGAAGGGTCTGGAGATGCGTAGAGCATGTCCTGGTTGGGAAGGCTGCgagttcttttccttcttcggcttcatcgCCTTCACAGGCCCAGCTCACTTGGACGTCGGGATCAAGGCCCTCTGGCCCTGTGGCGGAAGCGTTTCCTACGACCATCTGGAAGTTCTCTGGGAGGGGGATCTCGGCTTCATTCAGGAGTTCGTAGTAAGCGCTGAAACGCATAGGGGTGATGGGCTGGTGGGTCTGCCCTTCGGGTGCGCTTTTGTCGACCAGGTAGAGAGTCGGGATCCCTGACTCCGAAGTTAGCTGGCGATCCCATCAGACTAGGAATGGCAAAGGTACGTACAGTAGACGGAGAAATCATTAGGATTTCTAGCAGTGGAGCAGCCCTCCCGCAGCTCAGCAGAGGTCGACGTATTGGTGTTGACCGCATCAGAGCCAAAGAAGCTGTGCATATGGCTGACATATAGACCAGGCGAGACGATAGGATCGATATTCTTGAACATAAATTGATCGACTGTTGTGACGGTGTAGGCACTGGCAAGCCCAGTTGCCAATAACAGGGAGAAGAGCTGCATTGCGCTAGAGCTCGAGCTGGAGTCGAAGACCAAGGAACCATACAGACTGATGACTCCAGGAAGACCCTGCTTCACCTTTTATAGGGTTCGGAAAAGCCCAGTCGGAACATCGCCGTCCTCCCGAACCCTAGTTGTTTCAGGGTGCTGGTGGGACGGTTGCGGATAGATTAGGCCCGTCTCTTGATCCGGCGACCGCAGCGCGAAACCCCAGACATCGATATTAAGGGGTCCAGGGGCGAATACAACCGTTGCTTGTTGGGGAATTGCCAGTAGGGCTGTTCCCTGTTCTGCTTTGACAGGTAGGTTCATCGTATTCATATAGTATCACTGGTAGCATGCTCAACTGAAAGTTGGAGGGTATACCTTGGGCGCAACACCGAAAGAAAACCGGGGGATAGGCGTATCTCACCTACCCGTAGCTTCTTATGAGCCCCTTTGATTTATGAGTGTGAACTGCTCAAGAGCGAGATGGAGACTCAGCGTTTTTCTCCATAGGTGGGTGGCCAGGGCACGACACTGGGTTCGCTCCACGCAGCCGGTTTAGGGCTAATGACTCGCGTTCAAACATCACACCCCACGAAAGCAAGAATCCAGTTCAGTTCGAGCCTGAAAGGTTCAAAAAACGGCGCCCTTCTTGTCatttttctatttttctttATGGACAATGCCAGCGTCGATATTTGTTCGTCAGTCTCCGGGGTCCCCATATTGGGGGACCGCGGTGGAAAATTGCGACCTTACAGATCAGCATGAAGGGCTATAAGATAACCTGTCCATCGCCGGTTGCGAGATCCATCCCAGGAAATTGAATGCAATAATGGGGCTCATCAAGGCTGTTGCAACcgcggcgctgctgctgggccaGGTCCATTCGGTGCTCAGTCGAGCGCAAAATCAGAGCATAGTCCAAGTGACGATCTCTGACCATGTCCAGCAAGGTGGACTCGCTAATATCTACCTCAACTGGTTTGAAACTCCGCCGAGCGTTATCGAGGCTGTCTATTCTCGGTGTCTAGACTTGAATACCTCCGTCCCTTATCAGACTATTGGCCGCTTCAGCGTTCGCGGACAGCCTCCACAGCGACTGGCCTGGGCCGTCCCAGAGAGCGCTCAGACAGATAGCTGCGTCTATGTCTATGGGATACAATCAGGGGCGTCTCCTCTCGTCCTCGGCAAGAGTGAGCCGGTCCACTTTACATACAAGCCAAAGAAGCGATCAGTTGCCGACACAGCCAATGCCCTCTTGAAGGACTTTGACGCGCTGGGAACATGGTTTGATGGAGTAGCCGCCATCAAAAAGAAGACCGAGCTTCATGGCGGCGTCACATCCGGACCCTCGCCGAAAGACAGGAAAATCGCCATCGTGGGTGCCGGGATTTCAGGTCTAGCAACAGCGGTGATGCTCGACAGCGTCGGCGTCCACAACTGGGAGATCATTGAAGCAAGTGACCGGGTTGGTGGCAGGTTCCGGACACGATATGTTGGCGGCACAGACGAATGGGCGGAGATGGGACCCATGAGGCTGCCCTATTCTGTCACCTACAAGGACGATAACGAGACGCTGAGATATACCGACCATGAGTTGACCTTCCAATTGGCCCGGATCCTCAATGACATGAACAAGAACGATCCGAAGTGGAAGATCGACTTTATACCCTGGATTCAGCATCACGCGAACGAATTGATTGCTCAAGGCACCCGCCGCCACCCTGACGGACGCATTCCGACGCGTGGTGAGATCGAGGCAGATCCAAGCTTAAAGGATGCACCTGAAATGTTGAGTGCCGAGTACGCCAACACTCAAGATCGCATGGATGCCATCCTTAAGAACAAGGACACCCTCAAGTCCATCCAGCGAAACGTCTGGCGCGCCCACAAGACAGCTATGGACGAGGGTCTCGACGACTGGAGCGAGCAGGCCATGATGCGGCACGTCTTCAAAGCAAGCGAGAACGTCACAGACCAAATCTGGACGGATTCAGACTATGACGTCTTCTGGGATGAACTGCACCATAACTCGAACCTTGGTCTTGACGGAAGTAGAGAGTCTTTGGGGGAAACTCACTGGCTCTGTATCGATGGAGGCTTCAACCGCCTCTCTGACGCCTTCCTCCCGCATGTCCAGAGCAGACTCACTCTCAATCGCCAGATCAGAAAGCTAGAACCAATCCCAGGTCCTCATAATACTACGAAGACCCGCCTCTCCTGGTACCCCAGCACGCAGAACCGTACCTACGAGTCCAGAGACTACGACTACACAATCATGGCTGTCCCCTTCACCATGACACGCTTCATGGACCTCccatccttctcctctgTGCTCTCTCGCGCAATCAGCGAGGCAGGCCTACGCTTCAAATCTGCCTGCAAGGtcgcccttctcttccgcgaACGCTTTTGGGAGAAAGGCCCACGTCCTATTTTTGGTGGATACTCAAAGCCTCCTAGCCTCCCTGTTGGAGCCCTCTATTACCCTGTCTATGGCCATAATGAGTCTCGGCCAGGACTGATAATGCACTACCGCGGCGGAGACTGGAGCGACCGGTTCGTTAGCTTTAGCGACGAAGAACACGTCCAAACAGTTCTTGACGCCATCGTCTCGATTCACGGCGAGCAGGCAAGAGATCTCTATACAGGGGACTACGAGCGTCTCTGCTGGCTACAGGATGAACATACGGCGACGGCGTGGTGTCGGCCGGATGTGGAGCAGCATCGGCTGTATATCCCTGCTTATCATCAGACGGAGCATAATACGATCTTTGTGGGAGAACACACCGCGCCGACACATGCTTGGGTTAGTTCGAGTCTGCAGAGTGCTGTGCGCGGAGTCGtgcagctgcttctggagcTAGGGCTCGTAGATGAGGCGAAAGAGGTCAATAAGAGGTGGATGGGGAGATGGATCAAATTGTAATTTTCTAGTCGTTCGACACTGGGATGGGTGGACTAGATTGGTGTGCAGGGAATATTTCAATAAAAACGCTGCTAGCTATATTAGAGTCATCTGCACATATTCCCAGGTCCTTGAGAGCAGGTAGCTGAGTCTCATTGAGTCTTCCAATCCTCATGTGCTCTCGGGGGCCGAAAGACTGTGATACTCTAATCACACCTTTAGGGCAGGAAGAACAACCCCCTTACACTCTCCGAAACCAAATTTCCGCCCCGTCTGCCGATTGATGCACCAGCCCTCCATAATGacctcatctccatcttctaGAAAAACGATCCCCGCTGCAGCGAGGCTAGCAAGTTTATTATGCGGCAAGTTGCGCTCCAAGAGGCATGCTATGCCGATATTTTCACCGTTGCTGTTTGTTCGCTGCTAGCTATTAGTTCAAAGAATCGAAGCAAGGGTACTAGTAGATATTAGGTAGGTAAGAGGTCACGTACCGCGCTCGTTACGGTCCCAGTACCGAAAATATCACCTGTGCTGAGACCCTCTCCCGCGCTGGTGAGATGAGCGAGGGACTGGTAGGGCGTCCAGTAGAGCTCTTTAAGATTCGTTTCGGTTACGACGTAAGATTGGCCGTTCCCTGTGCACGTTAACATCAACCATTGACCCTCTCGCTGCGAGACGATATAGTATATGGAAGGCAAACATACTGACAACCCTAGCCTCCAACTCAACATCCCAcgtctcctcctccttcttccctttccacgCCAAATGCGTTAACGGCGCCGGGCTCTGCACCTTCGCACTCCCTGACAGACACCCCTCTAGCGCCTCGGTAGTGACGATCCACGGAGagatcgtcgtcgccgtgcCCTTACCATGGAACGGGCCAAGAGGCGGCATTTCATACCCTTGAATATCTCTCGCAGACCAGTCGTTCAGAATCACAAGACCGAAGATATAGTCCGGTGTGTTGCTAATATCGAGAATTTCGCCGGGTGGGAAGGGACGAGAGAGAAACACGCCGACTTCTAGTTCAAAGTCGAAAAGGCGCGCGGGCTGGAATTTCGGCTCCTCCGAAGGATTGCTTGCGAAGACGCCGTTTGGACGCACGACGGGGGTCCCGCTGACGCGGAGGGACGAGGTGCGGCCGTTGTAGACACTCGGAATGACGTACCAATTTGGACTTATGGGGGCATTCATGATCATGCTGCACTTTTGGCGGTGTcagtttctttgctttttctttttcctttccttccctttttctcctACACTATCTAGCGTGTGGTAAGGGGCAATTGAGAGGATAGAGGTACGTTTTGGGTATGTTCCAGGGAACAATAGAAGTCAGAGAAATTCTTCGTTTCCATTGGATAGTGGTTTGTAACTTTTTCGAGGGGAGTGGCATATTTTGAGCGCGTGTTTACGTCCACGAGATGCTCTGTTAGGAGAGCCCTGACTTGACGGTGGGTAGACTTGGGAAGGGCGGCGAAGGTATTCAGCGTGGGCTGTTGAGGACTTCATCAGTTGACGTTCTAGCCATCGTTGGCGAAGTTTACCTGAGAGAACACCGCTGTTTCGAACCCGGGAACAGTCTTAAAATACCCATCTCTCTCGAGAGCGCTCAGGTCGATAGCGTCGTTGTCTAGAGCTGTTGCACAGCGCGGGGTTGGGTCGTCGCTGGTCGAGATGACGCCGTAGGGGAGATTGTCGATGGGAAACGGGTTGGACATGGTGTTATTTGGTTACTTGTAAGAAAAGAGTTTGATGGATAGTGGATCGGCAGGTAGATTGCAGGCTAATGCGTAGTTAAAAGTAGTCAGTCAGTTGATTGAGTTGATTGCAGGTAGTTCAGATGGTCAGCCTCACCGGCATCTTGTCCTATTTAAGCATTGCGAGGAATATCCCGAGGCTGGGTATCTTTCGGTGTTTTTCAAACAACCGATCTGCATGGGCTGCCTTAAATGCTTGGCGGACAGGGTTTCGTCCTATCTGACGTGAGATACGAGAATTCATGGAGTATTGCGCATCTAGAACTCGTTGGCGGTTATGTTGAGGGATTTCTTGACAGCGGGGTAGATCCTGCTGAATAGGGGACTACTCCAAGTTCTGTTTACAACTTCTCTTATCAAATCCCAGGAGAATAACATTAAACGCTATTTATCGTAACTCATGATTCTACCAAGCGTCAAACTGCCAATACTTTCTGTCGGCTAACAATATGGTACAGATGTGCCTCAACGCCCCCAGGCTTGTCGGCGTAGGGTATCAAGGAGGGTGCGATCATAGTTGCAAGCTCTTCTCCCTGATCTTTACCCGTCGGGGCATCTCCCCGAATGCCGGCGAAGTGGCTGGCTGAACGGTTGATGGTGCGGAGTGTTTCCTCCAGTCTACTACCGAGTCACGTTCATCACAGTGTCTAGTTCTCGAGAGTAatcttcaccttcttctctggcggAGGGACGACCTTATCTTCCGCAGCACCCTTGAGATTCGGCAGCTCAGCCACGGCGGCCTTGATGATTTCCAGCGCCTTTGcgatttcttcctcggtaATGACGAGAGGCGGTGCTAGACGGATGATGTTCTGATGGGTGGGTTTGGCCTTGGCCGAGTTAGCGTTGGTCGAATGAACGGAGGGTTGATACCTACCAGAAGACCCTTTTCCTTCATCAGCATGCAGAGATCCCATGCAGTGTGTCCGTTGGTCTTGGACTCGTCGATGACAATCGCATTGAGCAGGCCCTTTCCACGAACCGTCTGAATGATCGGGTTCTGGATGGCTTCCAAGCCGCTGCGGAAGGCCTGGCCAAGCTTCTCAGCGCGTTCCACCATGTTCTCCTCCTGAACAACCTCAAGAGCGCGGATGGCAACAGCGCAGGCAAGAGGGTTGCCTCCGTAGGTTGAGCCGTGGGTTCCGGGCTCAACCGTGAGCATAACATCCTTCCGTCCTAGCACGCAGGACACGGGGTACATGCCACCAGAGATCGCTTTGCCCAGCAAAACCATATCTGGTTTGATTCCGCTCCACTCGTGGCAGAGCAGCTTTCCTGTCCGCGCAATACCGGTCTGGATTTCATCGCAAATCAGCAGCACATTATGCTGGTCACACAGCGATCTGGCCAGCTGCAGATAATCGTCATCGGGGACGATGATACCCGCCTCGCCTTGGATAGGctcgacgaggaaggcgGCGAGGTTGGAGCCGGCCTTCTCGAAAGCTTCGCGCAGCGCAGCTTTATCGTTGTAGGTGATCGGCTTTTCTGTCCCTGGGATGGTGCAGCCGATGTTGGGAACGTACGGGCCATAGTTCTCTCTAGACTCGGGGTCGGAGGACAAAGAAATGGCAGCCATCTGGTAAGGTCAGTCGCATGTCACCAAAGACGGCAGCCCAGAGCTGGCGCGCACTTACAGTTCGGCCGTGAAAATTGTTTTCCGCACTGAGGATGATCGCCTCATTCTCGGGGATGCCCTTGACCTTATAACCCCACTTGCGGGCGATCTTGATACCGGTCTCGACTGCCTCCGCACCGGTGTTCATGGGGAGGACCATGTCGAACCCAAAGTACTTTGTGACCATCTCGGCAAACTTAGGGAATACATCGTTATAGAAGGCCCGCGAGCTCAGCGTCAGACGGGAGGCCTGGTCGACGAGGGCCGCAACTAGCTTGGGATGGCAGTGACCTTGGTTGACGGCGGAGTATGCGGAGAGGAAGTCGAGGTAGTGCCGGCCTTCTGGATCCCAAACGGATGTCCCTTGAGCGCGCGCAAAAACGACGGGAAGAGGATGGTAATTGTGGGCAGCAAAGTCGTTCTCAGCCTGGATGGCCTCTTGAGTAGACGAGGCATGGTATGCAGTAGCACTGCCGTTGGTACCGTTGGAGGTCATGGTTGTATGGGTAAGATCAATAGGCTCGCTGAGTGAGAGGATTGCTttctgaggaggaagagacagtTAGGTAGAGGAATTGAAGTGAAAATCCTGTGGAAAAGATTGTGGGCACGGCTTATAAGCTGCGCGAAAGTGAAGGCATACCGCTAAGTGCAGGTGTACCCGTACAATTCCTCTAAGTGCAGGTCGACCCGTTCGATGACGCTGTGGAGCCTCGCCCGGTCCACCTTCACCACTTGCCAGTCCAGTGACATCCTTCGCTTTCTCAGCGTCCACCCTCGtacctttccttcctcaggCACGCCTCTTCAGAATCTGGGGTAACCAGCCACTGTCATGCCTATGTCCGCTCGCTCGCGACGATCGAATCCGCGACTGCccccttcgccttcctcttcgtcttcttctgacGCTGTGCGGGCTTCGCCGCATTCCTCCCCGCCTTCACGCCTCAGGCCACCATCCGCCAACCCCGACGTGTcctccaacatcctccttttcctgatCGGCTTTCGCCTCGTCAACGCCCTCACTGTTCGAACCTTTTTCCAACCAGATGAATTCTTTCAGTCTCTCGAACCCGCCTGGAAGATCGCCTTTGGCACGAACCAGGGGCCGTGGATAACCTGGGTGTGATCCCCGCCAAAGCTCCCGACCGCATATCCGCGGCTGTTTGCTGACCCATTCGTGTTCGCAGGAATGGGAACACCAGCTGAGATCCTCACTGCATCCGCTTATTTTCGCTGCCGTGTACACTGTTGCAGACCTCGTCGCACGCACTCTCGGACTCACCCCCACATCACGCGCTGAATTGCTCATCGCCGGTCCCGGGATAACGCAGGCCGTTATTGCAGCCGTCGGCGATTTCTATACTTGGAAGCTAGCTCGGTATATTTACGGGGACAGAAGTCATGAGTCTTGGGCGACGGTACGGATCCGGTCAAACGCTATAGAGGCCGATGCTGatcagctgcagcttgcATTAACCGTCGTCAGTCCGTGGCAGTGGTTCTGTTCCACCAGAACTCTGTCCAACTGTCTCGAGACTACGATCACAATCATCGCTCTGTATTTGTGGCCGTGGGGATGGGCTATAAACTCGCGGTCCGTCAGGCGTACAGGTCAAGATAAGAGTGTCAGCATTTTTAGGTATGTCTTTAGCATGATAAAGTGAGCGGCACTGACTCCACGGAGATTACGTCAATGTCTCTTGCTGGCCGCGTTCGCGTGTATCCTACGCCCGACCAACATAATAATCTGGGTAGGCCTAGCTAGTGTGGCTTTATACCGAAGTGCCTGGGGAGAGAGGCAGACTCTTGCTCGAGAGGCTCTAATCTGCGGGTGAGTGCGCCCCAAGTCGTGTGTTTCACAAGCTCACGTCTGCAGTTCCTCCGTTCTGGCAGTGTCTACTGTTGTTGATCGTTTCTTCTACGGATTCTGGACTTTCCCGCCCTTGAGGTTCCTGTACTTCAATGTCGCCCAGTCTTTGGCAGCATTTTACGGGAGAAATGATTGGAGCTACTACGCCTCTCAGGGATATCCGCTTCTGCTCACCACCGCGCTGCCATTCACACTAGTGGGCTTATACCGCACTCTGAAAACCCCGCCGAAActcgagaagcagaagggTTCGATATTGGTCCAGCTTGCCTCTATCTCCTTGGCTATGCCTGCTACGCTGTCCGTCATTACCCACAAGGAAGTCCGCTTCATCTACCCTCTGCTGCCGGCTCTGCACATTCTCAGCGCGTCGCCTTTGGTGGAATTCTTTATCCCTGCATTGACGACTACAAACCGCGAGTACATTTCTCGACGTCTCACCCTTATCTTTTTACTGTGGGCGAACGTCGCCATAGCTATATACACGACTCTCTTCCATGCGTCTGGGGTTATCTCTGTTTTGTCGTATATAAGAGAACAACATCAGATTCATGGAACAGCAAACATCCCGTCGTTACCAAAGGAGAGTCCTGCGTCCTACGGTGGAATCACCACGGGCTTCCTCATGCCCTGTCATAGCACCCCATGGCGTTCGCACCTCGTAGAGCCCACTATTCACGCTTGGGCCCTCTCCTGCGAACCGCCTGTGGGCTTaactgcagaggagaaagcaGCCTACCGCGACGAAGCAGATCAATTCTATGACAACCCAACTCAGTTCCTTCAGGACAATATGGTTGGCGGTCTGCGACACATCCCCCGAAGACCCTCCTATGCGACCCCTCCGAGTTCCCAACGACAACCTACCCAACTCTTTCCGCCTCATGAATGGCCGGACtacctcgtcttcttcgcgcAACTCGAACCTACACTGAAAGACGCCCTCCGAGGCTCCTCGTATGGTGAATGCTGGCGTACCTTCAACTCAGCTTGGCACGACGACTCGCGTCGTCGCGGGGATGTGGT carries:
- a CDS encoding putative short-chain dehydrogenase/reductase (transcript_id=CADANIAT00008455); the protein is MQLFSLLLATGLASAYTVTTVDQFMFKNIDPIVSPGLYVSHMHSFFGSDAVNTNTSTSAELREGCSTARNPNDFSVYWIPTLYLVDKSAPEGQTHQPITPMRFSAYYELLNEAEIPLPENFQMVVGNASATGPEGLDPDVQVSWACEGDEAEEGKELAAFPTRTCSTHLQTLLWFPDCANPDTFETAYSKNPKAFEGYGENWCPIGMYKIPRLRFSIRYDLRKLLPDGWDGEPPLELACGNSFCSHGDFINGWLPEAAEYMLQDPSKREYFQIKGPLGAGDEGTACERTAEDSDPEHGTSDYLESLEMMGKATAVDAKKVRRHRRAGLHRV
- a CDS encoding uncharacterized protein (transcript_id=CADANIAT00008456) yields the protein MGLIKAVATAALLLGQVHSVLSRAQNQSIVQVTISDHVQQGGLANIYLNWFETPPSVIEAVYSRCLDLNTSVPYQTIGRFSVRGQPPQRLAWAVPESAQTDSCVYVYGIQSGASPLVLGKSEPVHFTYKPKKRSVADTANALLKDFDALGTWFDGVAAIKKKTELHGGVTSGPSPKDRKIAIVGAGISGLATAVMLDSVGVHNWEIIEASDRVGGRFRTRYVGGTDEWAEMGPMRLPYSVTYKDDNETLRYTDHELTFQLARILNDMNKNDPKWKIDFIPWIQHHANELIAQGTRRHPDGRIPTRGEIEADPSLKDAPEMLSAEYANTQDRMDAILKNKDTLKSIQRNVWRAHKTAMDEGLDDWSEQAMMRHVFKASENVTDQIWTDSDYDVFWDELHHNSNLGLDGSRESLGETHWLCIDGGFNRLSDAFLPHVQSRLTLNRQIRKLEPIPGPHNTTKTRLSWYPSTQNRTYESRDYDYTIMAVPFTMTRFMDLPSFSSVLSRAISEAGLRFKSACKVALLFRERFWEKGPRPIFGGYSKPPSLPVGALYYPVYGHNESRPGLIMHYRGGDWSDRFVSFSDEEHVQTVLDAIVSIHGEQARDLYTGDYERLCWLQDEHTATAWCRPDVEQHRLYIPAYHQTEHNTIFVGEHTAPTHAWVSSSLQSAVRGVVQLLLELGLVDEAKEVNKRWMGRWIKL
- a CDS encoding uncharacterized protein (transcript_id=CADANIAT00008457) yields the protein MSNPFPIDNLPYGVISTSDDPTPRCATALDNDAIDLSALERDGYFKTVPGFETAVFSQPTLNTFAALPKSTHRQVRALLTEHLVDVNTRSKYATPLEKVTNHYPMETKNFSDFYCSLEHTQNCSMIMNAPISPNWYVIPSVYNGRTSSLRVSGTPVVRPNGVFASNPSEEPKFQPARLFDFELEVGVFLSRPFPPGEILDISNTPDYIFGLVILNDWSARDIQGYEMPPLGPFHGKGTATTISPWIVTTEALEGCLSGSAKVQSPAPLTHLAWKGKKEEETWDVELEARVVRNGQSYVVTETNLKELYWTPYQSLAHLTSAGEGLSTGDIFGTGTVTSARTNSNGENIGIACLLERNLPHNKLASLAAAGIVFLEDGDEVIMEGWCINRQTGRKFGFGECKGVVLPALKV
- the car2 gene encoding ornithine-oxo-acid transaminase otaA (transcript_id=CADANIAT00008458), whose protein sequence is MTSNGTNGSATAYHASSTQEAIQAENDFAAHNYHPLPVVFARAQGTSVWDPEGRHYLDFLSAYSAVNQGHCHPKLVAALVDQASRLTLSSRAFYNDVFPKFAEMVTKYFGFDMVLPMNTGAEAVETGIKIARKWGYKVKGIPENEAIILSAENNFHGRTMAAISLSSDPESRENYGPYVPNIGCTIPGTEKPITYNDKAALREAFEKAGSNLAAFLVEPIQGEAGIIVPDDDYLQLARSLCDQHNVLLICDEIQTGIARTGKLLCHEWSGIKPDMVLLGKAISGGMYPVSCVLGRKDVMLTVEPGTHGSTYGGNPLACAVAIRALEVVQEENMVERAEKLGQAFRSGLEAIQNPIIQTVRGKGLLNAIVIDESKTNGHTAWDLCMLMKEKGLLAKPTHQNIIRLAPPLVITEEEIAKALEIIKAAVAELPNLKGAAEDKVVPPPEKKVKITLEN
- the gpi10 gene encoding putative glycosylphosphatidylinositol-alpha 1,2 mannosyltransferase (transcript_id=CADANIAT00008459) → MPMSARSRRSNPRLPPSPSSSSSSDAVRASPHSSPPSRLRPPSANPDVSSNILLFLIGFRLVNALTVRTFFQPDEFFQSLEPAWKIAFGTNQGPWITWEWEHQLRSSLHPLIFAAVYTVADLVARTLGLTPTSRAELLIAGPGITQAVIAAVGDFYTWKLARYIYGDRSHESWATVRIRSNAIEADADQLQLALTVVSLASVALYRSAWGERQTLAREALICGSSVLAVSTVVDRFFYGFWTFPPLRFLYFNVAQSLAAFYGRNDWSYYASQGYPLLLTTALPFTLVGLYRTLKTPPKLEKQKGSILVQLASISLAMPATLSVITHKEVRFIYPLLPALHILSASPLVEFFIPALTTTNREYISRRLTLIFLLWANVAIAIYTTLFHASGVISVLSYIREQHQIHGTANIPSLPKESPASYGGITTGFLMPCHSTPWRSHLVEPTIHAWALSCEPPVGLTAEEKAAYRDEADQFYDNPTQFLQDNMVGGLRHIPRRPSYATPPSSQRQPTQLFPPHEWPDYLVFFAQLEPTLKDALRGSSYGECWRTFNSAWHDDSRRRGDVVVWCLDHAKQQAWQSQKHQRELEDRDRQFDHIIKRFQRDATPSKSWHWSHWTSPFSSQSKSWSWPWERKKRTLFGYELPDLPQWGWFGKRKKKTLLSDFWF